A window of Candidatus Xiphinematobacter sp. Idaho Grape contains these coding sequences:
- the glk gene encoding glucokinase: MPPHRSEYILAGDIGGTKCIIALFSIDHNKTGKHLVLLRTRRYPSASFPRLNTILRGFLFRETFPIQAACFGVPGPVHRDEVKLSNLPWSIHSQEIAEEFSIPSVHLINDLAANAHGITELKLSDFLTIQEGNLELGAGNRCVISPGTGLGEAGIYWDGKRHQVWACEGGHADFSPRSDLEIALLRYLTRQFGHVSYERIISGQGIQNIFNFLQSTGRMEPSPRVVEEMAEQHVAFQDAAYVVSKYAHAGTCPVCVQTMEIFVGCLGAEAGNLALKVMATGGVYLGGGIPIRNAEYIKSSVFLHAFADKGRMGSLMKAMPIKIILNDQTALLGAARYALESMS; this comes from the coding sequence ATGCCCCCTCATCGATCAGAATACATTCTGGCAGGAGATATCGGCGGCACAAAATGCATCATTGCTCTTTTCAGCATAGACCACAATAAAACAGGAAAGCACCTAGTGCTACTAAGAACTCGCCGATATCCAAGCGCCTCCTTTCCACGTCTGAATACAATCTTACGTGGATTTCTTTTTAGAGAGACCTTCCCCATCCAGGCAGCATGCTTTGGAGTGCCCGGGCCTGTCCATAGAGATGAGGTTAAGTTAAGTAATTTGCCCTGGAGCATTCACAGCCAAGAGATTGCAGAGGAGTTTTCCATTCCTTCGGTACATCTTATCAATGACTTAGCTGCAAATGCGCATGGAATCACAGAACTAAAACTCTCCGATTTTCTGACTATTCAGGAAGGAAATCTCGAATTAGGTGCTGGCAACCGTTGTGTTATTTCCCCTGGAACAGGACTGGGTGAAGCTGGCATCTACTGGGATGGAAAACGCCACCAAGTTTGGGCTTGTGAAGGGGGGCATGCAGATTTTTCACCTCGCAGTGATCTGGAAATCGCTCTTTTACGCTATCTCACACGCCAATTTGGACATGTCAGCTATGAGCGCATTATTAGCGGTCAAGGTATCCAGAACATCTTTAATTTTTTGCAAAGTACAGGACGCATGGAGCCCTCACCAAGGGTGGTAGAAGAAATGGCAGAGCAACATGTTGCCTTTCAGGATGCTGCATACGTCGTCTCTAAGTATGCTCACGCAGGAACGTGTCCTGTTTGTGTACAAACCATGGAAATTTTTGTGGGATGTTTGGGTGCAGAAGCTGGAAATTTAGCCCTAAAAGTAATGGCTACCGGTGGGGTCTACCTAGGGGGCGGCATCCCCATACGAAATGCTGAATACATAAAAAGCTCTGTCTTTCTCCATGCATTTGCGGATAAGGGAAGGATGGGTTCTTTGATGAAAGCAATGCCCATCAAGATTATCCTAAATGATCAAACCGCCCTTCTAGGCGCAGCACGGTACGCTCTAGAATCTATGAGTTAA
- a CDS encoding succinate dehydrogenase/fumarate reductase iron-sulfur subunit, producing the protein MNFHLKVWRQAGPRELGRMVDYEARNIPSEASFLEMLDIVNEDLTSRREIPIQFDHDCREGICGTCGLTINGVPHGHGCTGGETTCQLYMRKFSNGSTIYIEPFRATSFPVLCDLSVDRSAFDRIIQAGGFISERSGSASDANAHPIPKATAELAMDAAACIGCGACVAACPNSSAMLFVAAKVTHLELLPQGRLEARQRVLNMIHATDAEGFGGCSNFYECEAVCPASIPVEFISRTNRHYTMASLRTAIGIPD; encoded by the coding sequence ATGAATTTCCATCTTAAGGTTTGGCGACAGGCCGGCCCAAGAGAGCTCGGGAGAATGGTAGACTACGAAGCAAGGAATATTCCATCTGAGGCTTCATTTCTAGAAATGCTGGACATTGTCAATGAAGACCTTACCTCCCGGAGGGAGATTCCTATCCAGTTCGATCATGATTGCCGGGAAGGAATTTGTGGGACATGTGGCCTGACAATCAATGGCGTCCCGCATGGCCATGGCTGTACGGGAGGTGAGACTACTTGCCAGCTTTACATGCGGAAATTTTCTAATGGTTCAACTATTTACATCGAACCCTTTCGGGCTACTTCATTTCCTGTTCTCTGTGACCTTTCTGTCGACCGTTCTGCGTTTGACCGTATCATTCAAGCAGGCGGCTTCATTAGCGAACGATCTGGTTCTGCTTCGGACGCAAATGCCCATCCTATTCCAAAAGCCACCGCTGAGTTAGCTATGGATGCTGCAGCATGCATTGGTTGTGGAGCCTGCGTGGCCGCTTGTCCAAATAGTTCCGCTATGCTCTTTGTCGCTGCAAAAGTGACGCACTTGGAACTCCTGCCACAAGGGAGACTGGAAGCTCGGCAGCGTGTTCTCAATATGATACATGCCACGGATGCCGAGGGATTTGGAGGATGTTCCAATTTTTACGAGTGTGAGGCCGTCTGTCCTGCAAGCATTCCAGTAGAATTTATCTCTAGAACGAACCGTCACTATACTATGGCATCTTTGAGGACAGCCATCGGTATTCCTGACTGA